The following nucleotide sequence is from Mytilus edulis chromosome 13, xbMytEdul2.2, whole genome shotgun sequence.
TTTGATAATGGAAACATTGGCCGACTTACAATCAATGTGATCTACATATATGATAAGAATAGCTTGAACTTATATCCAGTGTAGGTTGTGGAAGAACAATGTTaccatttattatttttcaatttcatttaattCTTGTGTGTGTAAGTAGTAGCGAGAGAGGAAACGATTGCTTCTAAACGACCCAGATTATGCTGCTCGAGTAAATCAACTTGAATCAACTGTGCAGACATTGGTCAGTGAAATGACTTCATTGAAATCAGCTTTAAAATCACGAACACGTACGTACATATTTTAACCAATAGTCAAAAAATTGATATTGACAATGGTGTTATGGCTTTGGCATCCCGACGTTTAAACTAAAGCTGATAAATAGTATTCCCCactctagtccaaataattatgacgtctggcaaggctattttaatttttttcttggaCGCCTTCCTACAACGTCATAACGCTGAAGCCATTTTTTACGTCTTGAGTTTGAGAGCAAATTTTGTTGGGAACTTTGACACCTAATTTTGACATGAAATTGTCATTGCCGGTTAGAAATTTTAACGTAGTTACAAAGTCCTACCTTTTTTGTGGTTattgatgtaaaatatttccagaaatatccaaaagaaaagataaaataagCTACGATTCCATTTGATGTAGGCAAATATTGATTTGTTTCAAAATGTTTTCCCACAATTACCAAAGAAACGTCACTTCCGGtgaatataaaatttttaaatcgGTAAAATTTGACAGACCAGAATTTCCGGATAATGTAAATCGAACGTTCCGGAAATACGTGTTTTAAATGTTaccgtttttttaaattttattatagaaATCGTATAATTTATGTATTGAACatgttgatgttatatttttgtatgttcttCGAAATAGTGTTAAATACTAAcgtattttatgtaaattttatgtAGAAGGGAGTTTTATTTAGATAAAAGTAATAACTCCTTACGATCTATTTTTGCACCGGCGTTGCGCACCTTTTTGCAGTAATAGGGCTGTAATGATGTCAATTTCTTAAACGTCAAGTGCAAAATTATTTGCCTTATAAGGAAGTTTCCTTATTTGGTTATACATTTTCACCATATTTGGAATTTCATGCACGCGAAATAAAAACTTAGCGTAAGATTTATAGTATTTTACGTCAGTTCCAGCTTGTCCCTACCGCCGGTTAGCAGCTGAATTTATGTGTCTGGTTAATTTTTAAGGTGCAGTTTTTCTAAAGCAGAAGTTTTAAGTTCCTGAATATTGGaatatatatgcaatataattATTCATGCAGTTCATCTGATTGTTCCAGTTTCTTGTTTTGAACGGAGGCAGACATtttatagttttcttgttttcttaaATATACGTTTTGAGAATAAAGGTTAAAAACGAACTTTAACTTTAAATAGGATAAAGATGCGTGAAGTCGGCAAAAGTGTCCgtttgtttcaaatatttgggTTGTTGTCTGTATATTTTCATAATATATGAAGAGGGTTATGACTTATTTATTTGTAtagtattttacatgtatttatatggaGAGTAGCCGATAGAATCTTTGTTTCTTGAATGTTGATTTTTGGTGTATCTGTTTTAAAGTATTATTTGTTCGTCTAAtctatatcattttctacatttgaaaatgcctgtaccaagtcaggaatatgacagttgttgtccattcgttttcaatgtgttttgtcatttgaaataTGCTAAGATTAGGGACTTCCCGATTTGATTtccctctgagttcagtattttcatgattttaattgttaattgttGATTGCTGCTTTAAGAGATTTATATCTGTTAGTTCGTGTTCCAgttgttattaaaattatgactttttatgaataaaagttgTTATACACTTGAAGCGATTTTGTGTTTACATTCAGAAAATCAACGTCCATTCTAATGTGATACTTTATTGCattacatataacaatacaacccgtcttacacacacacacacacacacacacacacacacacacacacacacataaaaagGACTTTGTGCAACCCAGAAACTATGTTTATGTGATATGCAGTATGCAGAAGCTGTAGTAGTCATTGTTTTCACCGTTCATATTTCCTGTTAAATTCTTCTGGTTCGTTGTTGGTGTCAGTCTGGTCTggtggttggtttggttggttagAAAGGTTCTCACCGGTTTGCAAAAGCGAAAACGTTACGTTGATAAATTGCTGTTTGTCTAACGTAGTCAACATATTTCAGTCATTAGATGCTAGATTTACAGTTGACTTATGATAGATGGCCATcaatttgaagtttttcatatgatttaaagaaaaaacagCTTCGTTAATATCTATTGtttacaattacaaaaaaatacaggTGTAAGTTCAGTAAGGGTCATATTTGGCCCCGATTATAAAGTCCAatgttacaaaacaaaaaatgtttcaagttgACTTAAAGACGTGTGAGAAAGTTAAATTgaactatttttgtcaaagtttaattctaacacgttgatttttacatccaaaaaggtcaaaatatgagattttggtaaaattttacaaaatcggcTGAATTTCAACCATATTAAGGACCAGAAAACATAGAGTgcaggcgtcgacaaactaaatattcaaaaaagatatgTGAAACATCTTCACAAACATCATTTTTAAAGAACTTTGTTGTCggcgtatgcgctctatgtttcctgtccaataatctatggaaatttagccatttttattgattttttcgtggaaaatcaataaataagtacaacttgtgacgtcatcaTAAAAAGCAGTaacgtaaattttcaacaaattggcttatttcctatctagtctttgtattagctataatttctTGTGATATTGGTAACTAAATCTTATATTGAAATTTACGCTTAAacagggggccattttaggaccttaccgaacctactcctttaccgTATCAATTGCAGATTTTATATCTTATTGTCACTTTGATTATGAACAACTATTTCTTGATTagaaaattttattgtttaaagaaatataaattaagactaaaagcaaaattttaaatcattctCCGCTTTTTGTTTATGAGATTTGATCACAGttaatatgataaaattgagaatcgaaatgaggaatatgtcaaacagacaacaacccggccaaagatcagacaacagccgaagcccGCCAATTGGGTCGTCagcggaggtggtcctcagctaaCCCCTAAATAAAATACTAGTTCAGTCAAAAAAGATTTTACACTAAACTGCAAAACATatgaatgaattaaaatttaaaaaattatacaagacttacaaaggtcaGAGCACCTGACTTAGGACTTGCATAAcaatgaggcggggttaaacatgtttgagagACAAACCTCcacctatacatctagccaatgttgAATAAAGAAATACATAGCAATACGttcagtaaaactcagtttaaaagaagtccgagtccgatgtcagaataggtaatgATATTTTTACCAACTTTTAgtctgagcgtcactgttgagtcttatgtagacgaaacgcgcgtctggcttattaaattataatccttgtacctttgataactatttacaccactaatTCGATGCCAgtgttggtggacgtttcgtccccgagggtatcaccaacccagtagtcagctcttctgtgtttacatgaatatcaattatatggtcattttaataaatttcctgttacaaaactttgaatttttcgaaaaactaaggattttcttatcccaagattaaattaccttagccgtacttAGCACTACGTATTGGAATTtatggtcctcaatactcttaaattttgtatttgtttggctttataacgattttgatatgagcgtcactgagtcttgtgtagacaaaacgcgcgtctggcaattataatcttggtacctatTGATAACTATTAGTAAGAACACAAAATAAAAGGTTAGTGTATTGCAattttttcatttctattttgtattttttttaatgtcattatgCAACAGCCTTTCTGCTGTTCTCATGTTAAGGAATCGTCGCCATTTTTACAGTCCGTTTATACACACGAGAATATCAATCTGAAAATTTCTCTTtcagagaatggaaatggagctGTCTACATACGATGGGGAAAGAAAACGTGTCCTCAACACAACGGAACAGAATTACTatattcaggttttttttaattagaaactGTATATTTGCCAAACACGCTTGAATATATCAAGACaaaatcgattacattacaatgtCTTACAACAGTATTTAATATCAATACAttcaactaaaaaataaatatttggttAAAAATCTAGTGGCGAAAATAAAGTCTTGCAAAACCTTATATGCACGTACCATTCAGTATAGTACTTattttacataatatataaataaaaatgataaaaataccaaactccgggAAAAATTCTAAACAGATAGTCCTTAcgcaaatgacaaaattaaaagctcaaacaagGGTTGACAGATAATACGATAAATTCGCAGTGGCTGTACGTTATGTTGGGTTTTACTTCTGTATATACCACTAACTCCTTTTGTCAGCTATCAAGGAATACTTAACAATCATTTTGATACTATTGGTACAATAAATGAACTTATTAATTCAATATCCTAATACAAAACAGTTAGCTATCGCAATCTTTgcatatgttttctttatttgaggaacattctttttttcaatgtagataaaatataatacatgGAGTGGATTTCactttttttgttagtttttatggacATCACAATGTTTCATTAACCTTGGAGCTCtgtattttttataaacttttcaaGAAAATAATATATGAATTTCCCTGTAAAGAGTATGCACAATGTTATCCATAtttaatatattctttttttcctttgttatacttttttcctttgtaataccttctttttatttacttgtttGAAACTTTCTTATTAAGGAACCATGGGTGGCGGTTGGTTCAGTAGAACAAGTTCTCCAGCAGAGGCTCTTTGTCTTCCACATGATCCGGATTTTGTGACAAAAGATACCGCCACTACCGATTTCCATTGGGTATCCTCATTGTATGGTGCAGAATATCACTCTGGTACAGGGCCTTATAATCATGACGTACCTTGTGCTGTTTGTCGCGCGACTTTTAGTTCGTATGTCATAATGATCCCTGGAAAGACATCTTGCTATTCTGGTTGGAAAACAGAATACTTTGGAAGAATGTCTGCCAGTTctaattaccacaaagcatcctCGCAATACACTTGCATTGATGAAAATCCTGATGTTTTGGAAGCAGGAGGTGCAGACAAGGACGGTTACCTGATTAACCCTGTAAGAGCAGTCTGTGGATCATTAAGATGTCCACCATTCTATGATAATGCATTGTTAACATGTGTTGTCTGTTCAAGCTAAAATGTGAACCTAGCTGTTAAGGTTCAAGAGTCGAAAAGACAtttactacagaataaaaacaattattgatctttaattttgtttggtttttgttttggaaCCCGAGGGGGAAATTCACATTTACTATAACAACGGTTGCAGGTAGACAATTCTGGTAAAATTTGGTCTAAGTATTTGGGCTGTTGTGCTTTGATCTCTTTTATGCTACATTGCTACATTTGCGTAAGAAACACATttaataccgaactccgagaaaaaatcaaaacggacAGTCcgtaatcaaattttaaaacaaatagataacaattgtcttattcctgacttggtatagaatTCAGAAAGCAATAGACACAGTAGTTTGGGCCACTTAAACTATAAATGTAAAAGGCAAAGGTTTTATTGTAACAACGTACTATATATTGTTGTCAAATAAATCATGAGTAGGCACTGAGATGTCGATGCAAGAGATGAAcattaaatatatacataatttatATAGAGATACCATGATAgctgaaaataaatcaaaatgacaaattttatttttccataatCTTGAAATGCAAAATTTACACCTTGTCGATTCATGAAATCTTagaatatatacaactcgtctaaacatcaacccaactatgttagatctgtaaatttgctttcgccaatttttggttcttccctcgccgggattcgaacccatgctactgtgatatcgtgacaccaaatcgcctgcactgcagccgtcccgctagaccacacgaccacctgggctctcaaaaaaagagctttcgctggccgtgtattacctttcctcgtcagttttaatttagcggcgtactacagtacatgatatataaggcatgaagatgttattgttacagatcagctaaattatctatagtaaaggatcctacaaattaatgtaatatacagtcacagaaaataattatatatatatatatatattgtattaaatGATGAGGCTGTTTTTACAAATGTCCTTGGACTATATATAGCAGACTCTTTTTTTATGGCACGTGTATGATAATCAAAAGTCGTTTTATATCATTAACCGTTAACTTCATGAAAATttgtatctatatttatatatttaaaagctatatttatatatttaaaagctATATATGACTACACTAATTAATATGTCAAATAGAAATTATCATAAATAGTGTTAATAGAGAAAAAGTAAGCTGTCTGGTTCCcaagttatttttagaatatacgTTTCTTATTTGATATATTAACAAATCGATCTACCTGCTAATGTCCTATCAAGACGTGTCAATAACGTTGGATTGTAAATAAACATAAAGTAAATAAAGGAGAGGTACTTAATTTCCCTGTTTATTACATACACATATGATATTTCTCAATGGCGGATATACAAgggatttcctgtcgggcttgcaagttcatgcatcgtttcacttctgagggtattgatcagtgtacacggccgataacttataactttccattttgaactatcaggtgtataatatacatctatttcttgcgtgtccgaaagtgatataatatactagtcataactaaactcatacgcttgtttataaataacatttctggtgtaaagaatattatttataaaaaatataaataatacaaaaaaaaaaatttgacgaaataaaaatctatttccatattttttccaAGAGTAAATTTGGGAAAATGttatatatactcgttgtcaatagtgaaggacagattggaacataccagaaatattgatttaaaaaaatgtacgcacttgtcggcAATTCGTTgatacgcctggatagaaagttacggaactatagcgcaatttaaaatatatacatgtatacattgaacataagaaagaaacatacactTTGTGTAAATTgcggtaaaagttttgtaaatagactagtccacgtacgccaacagtatgtaatcaccGAATGTcaatagactattgtataccagaagaagaagaagaagaagataaccaatttgatttaagtacaggtcgatgtataacttgctttggttcatcgaagttatggacatagtaaaatcacagatgtatatatcaattagattgttctcgaataaaagaagaaattgttccgacatgcatgtaatgaatatgcaactggacgtacactaataattcCCAAGGGATGTGCATATTTTCCAGAAAACTATTGAGTACCAAAGTTTAAAATCAATTtccggatttattttctttcttgatattcaatgacagcaatttaaagaacaATTCATGCCAGTTAAAACAGACTggtaattacattaaaaaaaagggaaatgtgacattaaatttgttctgtctcttttttaaacatcgttggtcaaatagctaaagtattatacgttgtgagacgaagactattttaataaggaCATTCCCgataatgtatttattttgttgatgattttcacacttgaaaagaatacctgttcgtaatttttcgattccgtTCTAAGAAGAtccttaaatttcctgtcaatatttaaaaacatctttgtttcaaatagctgaagtattcatgcgttgggagatttaaaatattttgatgagaacattaatttctaaataggtaaataaagatcgctttggatggactaaattatataattgcaattgttaatgatctgtttgaaatattttaaaaaggttGCCGGTTCTGATCTAAAATAGTACAATTTGTAGTTCAAacactcgtgtttagaaggctatttttatttataaatttattcaattaaaataattcagtactTTATCGTTACAAAAATAATCAGAAGTCATTTAAAAGtgagcttatgcaaaatataaaaatatacaacagctatccagttattgtgtgACCTTATTACTCccgtaaattaattttaattcttttttttacatttctgtgtCTAAAACTATCACTGACTCCCGTTtatcattcatacgaaatgttgttcacacctgaaatggTGAACCGTGACGTCTAGATCTCACTGAATGAAGATtaaaagattagaattacataatgctaatcttttagttaccttgagtttaactatgcattcaacattcactaagtgtcacaaaacaatacacattttattttcacAGCACtagcaagtgaaaatgtttgctggaatgaagcaaaaaggtcagaatacaaacatgtatttttaattaactatcgatcatgtcagtttcatttgtttgttgaaagtatttgtagaaaaaaatcataaaaattttcttttgtatgatttacttttattactTAAATTCGTATAAAATCCACACACAAATCCtacaatctaattttaaaagttgcatggctatcacttatttttcgttggttaatagctacaccaaaagtcgtcgatgcgctttaaatcgagttattagatggttaacgaacaagacttaaatgagattaatttcactcccggTAGGCAAAAagacataagtcaggaagtttggagaaataaaattaataattcccaattttcttctttattagttTGCATATCaaaagaaaacttggtgaatatggtttttattgtattattaacataataagatgaatagtgaaaaatcgcgaattatccctttaaggggagataactcttttggTAAATATTATATACTATACTGATTAggaatttttctaatttttactagtagcaagaaaacaaggtcggtgacaccattttttctttttatttcttaaaacatattattaaatCTATCTTcttacaatttatttcaaaattctatctcatatgtgttttttcatgaacaatccaACTAAATTTAGGCAATTCTCAACAACTCATAGCTTggaaaatagcacggtgaccgatacttttattatatttttgaaaaaagcacaGTGAAATCATccttttggcaaagtataagaaaattttatcacaaaaagtatatacttatgatctaccttaaacattataaaacatttgATCGTCCCAGAAACAAGCTAAAGGAAGCAATCTTTATTTAATCTACTCATTTAGTTAtatttagataaccgatttttttaatcttttttaagaACAAACTGATTAATATAACACAGGTTAAGTGTTAAAATAAAATCGTGAAAACCCCTCTTTAATGTGAAATagaaaaatgaagatgtggtgtgattgtaaACGAGTCAACTATTCACatgagacaaaatgacacagaaattaaaaaactataggtcaccgtacgtgtATGTTATCGTGTATTTAATGTGCGAAAAAATAGAAGCATCCTGATTAAACTCATATTAACGGCCTTGATCTTGTATTTAGTGAAATCGTTTGGTCTGTCATGTACAGATATTTGAATGAAGTTTATTAGACCAGTTAATCTCTCAAGCAATAATTTTAGAggttttaatagttatcaaaggtaccaggattataattttgtacgccagacgcgcgtttcgtctacataagactcatcagtgacgctcata
It contains:
- the LOC139502358 gene encoding uncharacterized protein gives rise to the protein MTSLKSALKSRTQNGNGAVYIRWGKKTCPQHNGTELLYSGTMGGGWFSRTSSPAEALCLPHDPDFVTKDTATTDFHWVSSLYGAEYHSGTGPYNHDVPCAVCRATFSSYVIMIPGKTSCYSGWKTEYFGRMSASSNYHKASSQYTCIDENPDVLEAGGADKDGYLINPVRAVCGSLRCPPFYDNALLTCVVCSS